In the Mya arenaria isolate MELC-2E11 chromosome 11, ASM2691426v1 genome, one interval contains:
- the LOC128208353 gene encoding uncharacterized protein LOC128208353, producing the protein MWRVMTGQHSTIEYLMQIPGHAKCLVDSGFGNVKRLYRRTDCESLDQLEDVVNKSSYCNTAVRYPAWSWRNWKGFLGDHFKALNGIRKYQYFRFSSTEPGVVVVRTSRDAEEDTLNVLKDPAFRFETQARPDAVQAAGFSHPRQESLYKCVRPYARPPYQDILCPVPNTL; encoded by the exons ATGTGGAGAGTCATGACCGGACAGCACAGTACCATTGAGTATCTTATGCAAATACCAG GACATGCAAAATGCCTCGTGGATAGTGGGTTTGGAAATGTGAAGCGATTGTACAGGAGAACGGACTGTGAAAGCCTGGATCAGCTGGAGGACGTTGTGAACAAATCCTCATATTGTAACACAGCGGTTCGTTATCCAGCATGGTCTTGGAGAAACTGGAAAGGCTTCCTTGGCGATCATTTCAAAGCACTCAATGGAATAAG GAAGTACCAGTACTTTCGATTTTCATCCACTGAGCCTGGTGTCGTTGTAGTAAGAACGTCGCGAGATGCAGAGGAGGACACGCTGAACGTTCTAAAGGATCCTGCCTTCCGGTTCGAGACCCAAGCCCGACCGGATGCTGTTCAAGCTGCAGGATTTAGCCATCCCAGACAagaatcattatataaatgcgTCCGACCATACGCTCGGCCTCCGTACCAGGACATTTTATGCCCCGTACCAAACACTTTATAG